The following are encoded in a window of Thalassotalea insulae genomic DNA:
- a CDS encoding M91 family zinc metallopeptidase, translating into MSGNNTGRRADPFRPLLIDSLEQTGNSHSQDWANRLRSEHSIEKGKLEGPKGGITPEMLVQQHGKLRKVNEVNTPWADNLKIKRDGRFTTHTSGAAFTDFVRQTRDDLTTLASTSSGQDIFNKIKTAPKHSVAIQDAGTSPGLRESSRTLDLTNSVYDPLHIPGFSKPLMYHGKGSSAEVAHHTDFQKRTSGIDGVTTPNAVGLGHELIHAAHAVQGRRMAEDQTQSVRPEERETVGKTDGSRGYGGHPTENSIRKDLNEQVYNDSGKVGKIAMRKKYGGQNL; encoded by the coding sequence ATGTCAGGGAATAATACCGGTCGTAGAGCCGATCCGTTTAGACCATTATTAATTGATTCACTTGAGCAAACAGGAAATAGCCATAGTCAGGATTGGGCTAATCGTTTGAGATCGGAACATTCTATAGAAAAGGGCAAGTTGGAGGGCCCTAAGGGTGGTATAACACCTGAAATGCTGGTGCAACAACATGGGAAATTAAGAAAAGTTAATGAGGTCAATACGCCTTGGGCTGATAACCTTAAGATCAAGCGAGACGGCCGCTTCACCACTCACACGTCGGGGGCTGCATTTACTGATTTTGTCCGCCAAACCCGAGATGACCTGACTACTTTGGCATCAACCTCTTCTGGTCAAGATATCTTTAACAAAATTAAAACCGCTCCCAAGCATTCGGTGGCCATTCAGGATGCAGGTACCTCCCCTGGGTTACGAGAATCCAGTAGAACTCTTGACCTAACAAATTCAGTATATGATCCATTACATATCCCTGGTTTTTCTAAACCGTTAATGTATCACGGTAAAGGTTCTTCCGCAGAGGTCGCGCATCATACCGATTTTCAGAAGCGAACCTCTGGGATTGATGGTGTTACTACTCCCAATGCAGTGGGGTTGGGGCATGAGTTAATTCATGCCGCCCACGCCGTGCAGGGCCGAAGGATGGCCGAAGACCAAACACAGTCAGTACGCCCAGAAGAGCGGGAAACTGTTGGTAAAACGGACGGCAGCCGTGGCTATGGGGGACATCCCACTGAAAACAGTATTCGCAAGGATTTAAATGAGCAGGTCTATAACGATTCAGGTAAAGTAGGGAAAATTGCCATGCGCAAGAAATACGGCGGGCAAAATCTGTGA